The following coding sequences lie in one Hoplias malabaricus isolate fHopMal1 chromosome 14, fHopMal1.hap1, whole genome shotgun sequence genomic window:
- the si:ch73-61d6.3 gene encoding occludin, with protein MFEKQPYESPPMYSPPSNGFGSPGSFQPARTEPEDFPPGPEGSYYVGEDVPQHFYKWSSPPGIVKIMEGTVVVLCLGIFACVASTLVWDMQYGYGLGYGSGMGYGSGLGYGTGYGSGYGYGGSYGYGGGSLGYYGGGYYNYPTPYTAKTAMIAIAAINFIAALAFFVASFSKTRTVRSRKFYLAVLVCSVILAILQGIINIVYIVGVNPMAQSYSSMYYNPMLMMCQNLYGNSVTGMGAGFPLYNQYLYHYCYVDPQEAVAMVCGFLVVIALGVAAFFSFKTRSKIWHYGKPNIYWEEPLARGPEGRDVEDWVNNMEDGQSVHEPSVMFSEKGAPPLNKSQSQSVSSLPPKSPGGFSSDPYNPPAYSERFLSRAYEPEYPVGGASSSPSDRTDGVRKPSANRGKRRRRNPELDESQYETEYTTGGETANDLDQEHWIRLYPEIVSDAQRQEYKREFDSDLRRYKQLCAEMDDINDEINKLNRELDTLDDGTSKYQAVAEEFNRLKDLKRMPEYQEKKLQCRHLRHKLFHIKRMVKNYDRAQH; from the exons ATGTTTGAGAAGCAGCCGTATGAAAGCCCCCCGATGTACAGTCCTCCGTCTAACGGTTTCGGATCCCCGGGCAGCTTCCAGCCGGCGCGGACGGAGCCGGAGGACTTTCCGCCCGGTCCCGAGGGCTCATACTACGTGGGAGAGGATGTCCCTCAGCACTTCTATAAGTGGTCCTCGCCCCCGGGGATCGTGAAGATCATGGAGGGGACGGTGGTGGTGCTGTGTCTGGGGATCTTCGCCTGCGTGGCGTCCACTCTGGTGTGGGACATGCAGTACGGGTATGGGCTGGGATACGGATCCGGCATGGGGTACGGATCCGGGCTGGGGTACGGGACGGGATACGGCTCCGGATATGGATACGGAGGGAGCTACGGATACGGAGGGGGCAGCTTGGGATATTACGGAGGCGGATACTACAACTACCCCACCCCCTACACCGCCAAGACCGCCATGATCGCCATAGCAGCCATCAACTTCATCGCGGCCCTGGCTTTCTTCGTCGCCAGCTTCTCCAAAACACGGACCGTGCGGAGCCGGAAGTTCTACCTGGCCGTTCTGGTGTGCTCTGTGATCCTGGCGATCCTGCAGGGAATCATAAACATCGTGTACATCGTGGGGGTCAACCCCATGGCCCAGAGCTACAGCAGCATGTACTACAACCCCATGCTGATGATGTGCCAGAACCTGTACGGGAACAGCGTCACGGGGATGGGAGCAGGGTTCCCGCTCTACAACCAGTACCTCTACCACTACTGCTACGTGGACCCTCAGGAG gctgtAGCGATGGTGTGTGGATTCCTGGTGGTCATTGCTCTGGGTGTAGCTGCGTTCTTCTCCTTTAAAACCAGGAGCAAAATCTGGCATTATGGAAAACCCAACATCTACTGGGAGGAGCCTCTGGCTCGAGGACCTGAGGGGAGGGATGTAGAGGACTGG gtCAATAACATGGAGGATGGTCAGAGCGTTCATGAGCCGTCCGTGATGTTTTCTGAGAAAGGAGCTCCGCCCCTGAACAAGTCTCAGTCTCAGAGTGTGAGCTCCCTCCCACCGAAGAGTCCAGGGGGCTTCAGCAGTGACCCCTACAACCCCCCAGC TTATTCTGAGCGGTTCTTGAGTCGTGCGTATGAGCCGGAGTATCCAGTAGGTGGCGCTAGCTCCAGCCCTTCAGACCGGACGGACGGAGTGAGGAAACCGTCGGCAAACCGAGGAAAAAGACGAAGGAGGAATCCGGAGTTGGATGAATCTCAGTATGAGACGGAGTACACCACCGGTGGAGAAACGGCTAACGACCTGGACCAGGAACACTGGATCAG ACTGTACCCCGAGATCGTGTCGGACGCTCAGAGGCAGGAGTACAAGCGAGAGTTCGACTCTGATCTGAGGAGATACAAACAGCTCTGCGCAGAAATGGACGACATCAACGACGAGATAAACAAGCTTAACAGAGAGCTGGACACTCTGGATGATGGGACCAGCAAATACCAG gCTGTGGCCGAGGAGTTTAACCGCCTCAAAGACCTGAAGAGG